A genomic region of Aspergillus oryzae RIB40 DNA, chromosome 1 contains the following coding sequences:
- a CDS encoding GTR/RAG family Ras-related GTP-binding protein (predicted small GTPase involved in nuclear protein import), whose protein sequence is METKPGQVSTGKPQDAKPRLLLMGLRRSGKSSIASVVFHKMPPNETLFLESTTRIQKDSIHSFMDFQVWDFPGQLEYLEPSFDLEDIFGSLGALVWVIDAQDDYLDSVARLNRTILTVQQYYPNINIEVFIHKVDGLSEEYRTDTFQDIVQLISDELSDAGYENAPVHYYLTSIYDYSVFEAFSKVIQKLIPNLSTLENLINTLGNNCGFEKTYLFDVLSKIYIASDTRPVDMSCYEMCSDYIDVIVDISELYSWDHPDRKPKGEQNQEAESHVVLHDETMIHLMEMNKYLCLVSVIRNPEAKEKKGLIDMNCRTFQEALNDVFSRSWEQDQEGSEHGQTQGQVTEHGEPGSNN, encoded by the exons ATGGAG ACGAAGCCGGGCCAGGTTTCTACTGGTAAACCTCAAGATGCCAAACCCCGTCTGTTATTGATGGGTCTCCGACG GAGCGGGAAATCCTCGATTGCCAGCGTCGTTTTCCATAAGATGCCTCCTAACGAAACGCTCTTTCTGGAGTCAACTACCCGCATCCAAAAAGATTCCATCCA CTCGTTCATGGACTTCCAGGTCTGGGATTTTCCTGGTCAGCTTGAGTATCTGGAGCCATCTTTCGATCTCGAAGACATTTTCGGGAGCCTTGGTGCACTCGTCTGGGTCATTGATGCTCAGGATGATTACCTGGATTCGGTCGCGCGCTTGAACCGCACCATCCTGACTGTCCAGCAGTATTACCCCAATATCAACATCGAAGTTTTCATTCACAAGGTTGATGGACTCTCGGAAGAGTACCGTACCGATACATTCCAGGATATCGTACAGCTCATTTCGGATGAACTTAGCGATGCTGGATATGAAAATGCCCCTGTCCACTACTACCTCACATCTATCTATGATTATTCCGTCTTTGAGGCATTTAGCAAGGTGATCCAGAAGCTGATTCCAAACCTATCGACCCTGGAGAACCTAATCAACACACTCGGTAACAATTGTGGATTTGAGAAGACCTATTTGTTTGATGTTCTCAGCAAGATCTACATTGCTTCTGATACTCGCCCCGTTGATATGTCCTGCTACGAAATGTGCTCGGACTATATCGATGTGATTGTGGACATCTCAGAACTCTACTCGTGGGATCACCCCGACCGCAAGCCAAAAGGCGAGCAAAATCAAGAAGCAGAGAGCCATGTGGTTCTGCACGACGAAACCATGATCCATTTGATGGAAATGAACAA ATATCTTTGTCTCGTGTCCGTCATACGTAATCCTGaggcgaaggagaaaaagggttTGATTGATATGAATTGCCGCACTTTCCAGGAGGCCCTCAATGATGTCTTTTCTCGCAGCTGGGAACAGGATCAGGAAGGGTCCGAACACGGTCAGACACAGGGGCAGGTGACGGAGCATGGCGAGCCAGGTTCGAATAACTGA
- a CDS encoding 40S ribosomal protein eS25 (40S ribosomal protein S25), producing the protein MHGLCPRDTTCLPTRISHLGSHFRPLIVALSSVVEQPDQTVKMAPARKKWSKGKVKDKAQHAVVLEKTVAERLNKDVQSYRLITVATLVDRLKINGSLARKALEDLEEKGQIKKVVGHSKLNIYTRAVTAE; encoded by the exons ATGCAT GGTTTGTGTCCACGTGACACTACATGTCTCCCCACTCGAATTTCGCACTTGGGCTCTCACTTCCGGCCGTTGATTGTCGCGCTCTCATCCGTCGTCGAACAACCAGATCAGACAGTCAAGATG GCTCCCGCACGCAAGAAGTGGTCCAAGGGCAAGG TCAAGGACAAGGCCCAGCACGCCGTTGTCCTCGAGAAGACCGTCGCTGAGCGTCTCAACAAGGACGTCCAGTCCTACCGTCTCATTACCGTCGCCACCCTTGTCGACCGTCTTAAGATCAACGGCTCCCTCGCCCGTAAGGCTCTTGAGGACCTCGAGGAGAAGGgccagatcaagaaggttGTCGGCCACTCCAAGTTGAACATCTACA CCCGTGCCGTTACCGCTGAGTAA
- a CDS encoding uncharacterized protein (predicted metal-dependent hydrolase (beta-lactamase superfamily)) has translation MDEDERLLASEEGKKLSSKERRQLRNKVSARAFRSRRKAKLAPLPPARGLLFKAFRGNVAPSIIGRAPVPFRASFSRPFWHIPKAASKPKSIKPKSPIPKSPTSASFARSKSRTKPHPSKTVSRTKPLSTLKTEPYPLERDTFILRAPRLVTRRGSSNYLLYNSTTHKLSGFDFLPTPPVGQKPMKFFYQVITTPTADTPGTTVQLQFPEKRYFFGQISEGTQRACTERGVKLAYLTDVFLTGRMEWGNNGGLIGVILTLADGVASANTALEAMAREKEARQQKSGKSAKQSPAKPKLEHGVPYAVKDGEAVAQRGTLTIHGGKNLAHTLATARRFVFRKGMPVFTREYDCEGMAKKGSAEAEDPFEQPTWSDDNIKVWAMPIRPLTSLQPKDAPRVAPQSPRKRSLDEFREEVTTQEAIDPRTRDQIIRQSVITDMFNSTWKLDALVETPLAEVKMPAVMFVRNPETRALEQYTGPAPGSNEPLPDIKVFVRQPWPGAAVEKIPPTTWCDEAVSYIVRNHDIRGKFDPKKAEELKVPKGKDFGRLTKGESVKSEDGQTITPEMVLGPPRLGKGLAIIDLPSPEYVESLISRPEWKSPSVTSNLEAFIWILGPGVGDHPRLREFVASMPQCKHTVSSSDYCPNYLAMGSIAGSSVRMAQLRRDNYPVPVHDNVSLPQPGTRTHGSEVTVRNVQNSPFEAIEPGLIIDMEPNFDINRSEVVPRFNAIEAVQRMPVAVQKRMNTIDRRVKKEEFEEKLRQFRKDLPGADAEIITLGTGSSSPSKYRNVSSTLVHVPGYGYYLLDCGENTLGQLKRVFEPEKLREVLQNLRMIWISHLHADHHLGTASVIKAWFQENYPNGDSQTSALETDMSKILKEKRLFLVSEENMIWWLEEYASAENFGFGKLIPLSAYPVIQNRALRTKFVYRHCRADGSFPGQEVETYRPRTTELSFDDESSPLTPLLREATGLTDLLTTKVSHCRGAMAVSLVFPNGFKLSFSGDCRPSPSFAAIGHGSTVLIHEATFQDDMGVSAIAKKHSTTSEALEVGRRMEARAILLTHFSQRYQKIAHVEKNQVPTKRQETVVQPEQPDIPDNEPEEASQAPASNGVPSFFSTIKVEGKPQVKVPIVAAFDYMRIRVGDMPIAQAYAPAVEKLYDILERASEEDSEKQRQQKEKQEAAKMQEKMRRKAKHEKKSKAGASQADVEPTPAVPAEEMDLDKKSPVKRHSAWSASESESGWSTSGSDSEAEMRARRTSRSPSGTVKRSS, from the exons atggacgaagatgagaggTTGCTTGCTAGTGAAGAAGGCAAGAAACTTAGCAGCAAGGAACGCCGTCAGCTTCGTAACAAGGTCTCCGCTCGTGCTTTCCGGTCTCGCAGAAAGG cCAAGTTGGCTCCCCTTCCTCCCGCCCGCGGGCTATTATTCAAAGCCTTTCGCGGAAACGTCGCCCCATCTATAATAGGCCGCGCTCCAGTTCCTTTCCGAGCTTCGTTTTCTCGACCATTTTGGCATATTCCCAAAGCTGCATCTAAACCGAAGTCCATTAAGCCAAAGAGTCCGATACCAAAAAGTCCTACTTCTGCCAGTTTTGCTAGATCAAAGTCTCGAACCAAACCGCACCCGTCGAAAACTGTTTCTCGCACGAAACCCTTATCCACACTGAAAACCGAGCCATATCCACTCGAACGGGATACATTTATTCTCCGGGCTCCGAGGCTTGTTACGCGACGTGGATCGAGCAACTACTTGCTATACAACTCGACAACCCACAAGCTCTCAGGTTTTGATTTCTTGCCGACCCCGCCTGTGGGACAGAAGCCCATGAAGTTCTTTTACCAGGTCATCACGACCCCCACGGCCGATACTCCCGGCACGACTGTCCAGCTCCAGTTCCCTGAGAAGCGGTATTTCTTTGGGCAGATCTCCGAAGGAACTCAGCGGGCATGTACGGAACGGGGTGTTAAGCTCGCTTACCTCACCGATGTTTTCCTCACGGGTCGCATGGAATGGGGCAACAATGGTGGCTTGATTGGTGTGATTCTTACACTGGCTGACGGTGTTGCCAGTGCGAATACTGCTCTGGAGGCTATGGCCCGCGAGAAGGAGGCGCGTCAACAAAAGTCTGGAAAGTCTGCCAAACAGTCTCCTGCGAAGCCCAAATTGGAACACGGCGTGCCCTACGCCGTTAAGGATGGAGAGGCTGTTGCACAGCGGGGGACCTTGACAATCCATGGTGGTAAGAACCTGGCACATACCTTAGCCACTGCTCGGAGATTTGTCTTCAGGAAAGGTATGCCGGTCTTCACACGGGAATACGATTGTGAGGGTATGGCCAAGAAAGGGTCTGCGGAGGCAGAAGATCCTTTTGAACAACCTACTTGGTCAGATGACAACATCAAGGTATGGGCTATGCCTATTCGTCCTCTCACATCTTTGCAGCCGAAGGATGCCCCCCGTGTTGCCCCGCAAAGCCCGAGAAAGAGGAGCCTTGATGAATTTAGAGAAGAAGTTACTACTCAGGAGGCGATTGACCCGCGCACTCGCGACCAAATAATTAGGCAGTCGGTTATAACGGACATGTTCAATTCGACATGGAAATTGGATGCTTTGGTTGAGACCCCTTTGGCTGAGGTTAAGATGCCCGCGGTCATGTTTGTTCGCAATCCAGAGACCAGGGCGCTTGAGCAATACACGGGTCCTGCTCCGGGAAGCAATGAACCGCTACCTGACATCAAGGTTTTTGTACGCCAGCCTTGGCCCGGCGCAGCCGTTGAAAAAATTCCTCCTACCACCTGGTGTGATGAGGCTGTTTCCTATATTGTGCGGAATCACGATATCAGAGGCAAGTTTGATCCCAAGAAagcggaggagttgaaggtCCCTAAAGGCAAGGACTTCGGACGTCTGACGAAGGGCGAAAGCGTGAAATCCGAGGATGGGCAAACTATCACACCTGAGATGGTTCTGGGGCCCCCACGACTTGGAAAAGGTTTAGCCATTATCGACTTACCTAGCCCAGAGTATGTGGAGAGTCTTATTAGTAGGCCGGAATGGAAGTCACCTTCTGTCACTTCGAACCTTGAAGCATTTATCTGGATACTAGGCCCCGGAGTTGGAGATCATCCCCGACTACGTGAGTTTGTCGCCAGTATGCCCCAGTGCAAGCACACTGTGTCTAGCTCGGATTATTGTCCAAACTACTTGGCTATGGGCAGCATTGCCGGGTCATCTGTTCGTATGGCGCAGTTGAGGCGCGACAACTACCCAGTGCCAGTCCATGACAATGTGAGCCTTCCGCAGCCAGGAACACGCACTCATGGTTCGGAGGTTACGGTGAGAAATGTGCAGAATTCGCCATTTGAAGCAATTGAGCCTGGCCTTATCATTGACATGGAACCTAATTTTGACATCAATCGTTCTGAGGTTGTCCCACGGTTTAATGCAATTGAGGCAGTGCAACGGATGCCTGTGGCAGTCCAGAAACGCATGAATACGATCGATAGGCGAgtcaaaaaggaagaatttgAGGAAAAGCTGCGACAGTTCCGTAAAGACCTTCCAGGAGCCGATGCGGAAATCATCACCTTGGGTACAGGttcctcatctccttccaAATACCGCAATGTTTCCAGCACCCTCGTTCATGTTCCTGGTTATGGTTACTATCTGCTTGACTGCGGTGAGAACACGCTTGGTCAGCTGAAGCGCGTTTTCGAGCCAGAAAAGTTGCGGGAGGTTCTACAGAACTTGCGAATGATCTGGATTAGCCATTTACACGCAGACCACCATCTCGGTACTGCTTCTGTCATCAAGGCGTGGTTCCAGGAAAACTATCCGAATGGAGATTCGCAAACAAGCGCTCTTGAGACCGACATGTCCAAGATACTCAAGGAAAAGCGGTTGTTCCTTGTCTCTGAAGAAAACATGATCTGGTGGCTAGAAGAGTATGCAAGCGCTGAAAACTTTGGCTTTGGGAAATTGATTCCCTTGTCCGCCTATCCTGTGATTCAGAACAGGGCACTCCGGACCAAGTTTGTGTACCGACACTGCCGTGCGGACGGCTCATTCCCTGGCCAGGAAGTTGAAACTTATAGACCCCGGACTACAGAGCTCAGCTTTGACGACGAGTCTTCTCCGCTCACGCCACTTCTTCGCGAAGCCACAGGCCTTACTGATCTCCTTACCACAAAGGTGTCTCATTGCCGTGGCGCTATGGCAGTCTCACTTGTCTTCCCGAACGGCTTCAAGCTCTCCTTCTCTGGTGACTGCCGACCATCCCCAAGCTTCGCCGCAATCGGACACGGCTCCACCGTCCTGATCCACGAAGCCACCTTCCAGGATGACATGGGAGTATCGGCAATCGCCAAGAAACACTCTACGACATCCGAAGCACTAGAAGTTGGCCGCAGAATGGAAGCTCGcgccatcctcctcacccaCTTCAGCCAACGGTACCAGAAGATTGCACACGTAGAAAAGAACCAAGTGCCCACCAAACGCCAGGAAACCGTTGTCCAGCCCGAGCAACCCGACATCCCAGACAACGAACCGGAAGAGGCCTCCCAAGCGCCAGCCTCCAATGGGGttccatccttcttcagcaccATCAAGGTAGAGGGAAAGCCGCAAGTTAAGGTCCCCATTGTCGCCGCCTTTGACTACATGCGCATCCGCGTTGGCGATATGCCCATCGCGCAGGCGTACGCGCCGGCAGTGGAGAAGCTCTACGACATCCTGGAGCGCGCTTCGGAAGAGGACTCCGAGAAGCAGCgccagcagaaggagaaacagGAGGCTGCCAAGAtgcaggagaagatgagaagaaaggccAAGCACGAGAAGAAGTCGAAGGCGGGTGCTAGCCAAGCTGATGTGGAACCTACACCTGCTGTCCCTGCCGAGGAGATGGACCTCGACAAGAAGTCTCCGGTTAAGCGTCACTCGGCCTGGAGTGCCAGTGAAAGTGAAAGCGGTTGGAGCACCAGTGGCAGTGATAGTGAAGCTGAGATGCGTGCGAGGCGCACCAGCCGCAGTCCCAGTGGGACTGTGAAGCGTTCGAGTTAG
- a CDS encoding putative heme/steroid binding domain protein (predicted protein), whose product MSSLRQRQVPAGAGPGTNEPSTSKPTSQKTKSRNEKNGLSVLDIIRVVVTLIVASCGLSYYMTSSESVLWGYRPWFTRWPVLVRYLQGPLSLTPSQLALYNGSDSTLPIYLAINGSVFDVSANPLVYGPGGHYNFFTGKDATRAFVTGCFQEDQTHDLRGVEEMFMPVDEEAELKTLSSGEKKIRREQDRRLARTSVQKQVAHWENFFRNHKKYFEVGKVVGLEVPEEQRELCQAAQQQRPKRSSLKKGN is encoded by the exons ATGTCGTCCCTCCGTCAGCGACAGGTCCCCGCCGGCGCCGGCCCCGGCACCAACGAACCATCTACATCCAAACCGACCTCCCAAAAGACCAAATCTCGCAACGAGAAAAACGGCCTCAGcgtccttgatatcatccgtgTGGTGGTCACACTGATCGTCGCATCATGCGGCTTATCCTACTACATGACGTCTTCGGAGTCCGTGCTATGGGGCTACAGGCCGTGGTTCACTAGATGGCCGGTGTTGGTCCGGTACTTG CAAGGACCCTTGAGTCTCACGCCCTCGCAACTCGCCCTCTACAACGGCTCCGACTCGACTCTCCCAATCTACCTCGCCATCAATGGCTCGGTGTTCGACGTCTCGGCGAACCCGCTCGTGTACGGACCGGGCGGACACTACAATTTCTTCACGGGGAAGGATGCCACGCGCGCGTTCGTCACGGGCTGTTTCCAGGAGGACCAGACGCATGATCTGCGGGGTGTAGAGGAGATGTTCATGCCggttgatgaggaggcggAGCTGAAGACGCTGAGTAgtggggagaagaagatccggCGGGAGCAGGATCGGCGGCTTGCTCGGACGAGTGTGCAGAAGCAGGTGGCACACTGGGAGAATTTCTTCCGGAATCATAAGAAGTATTTTGAGGTGGGGAAGGttgttgggttggaggtGCCGGAGGAGCAGAGGGAGCTTTGCCAGGCTGCTCAGCAGCAGAGGCCTAAGAGGAGTAGTTTGAAGAAGGGGAATTAG
- a CDS encoding putative acid phosphatase (lysosomal & prostatic acid phosphatases) — MTSLNPRDPYTQEELEKLYPRDLKLQLVQVVNARRCLLGFKILTDYFTREDWPYCNVARRMIQMAASNQDLSQWKGFEWRKKTEAFGDRDEAVVAVGATGDIEGICQHGELTDRGRETTFALGQRLRHLYVDQLGFMPKIKSDTEDMYLRATPIPRALESLQQAFWGMYPASARTQDFPPPVIVARSVSEETLFPNEGNCRRFRQLARLFADRAALRWNETEQMNYINSILSKWMPEKSPKVAVDSHPRLSGINDTINATDAHGPATRLPSEFYDKKLRQYMEQIAVDEWFAGYNESTEYRKLGIGALLGDVVDRMGSSNSNTSTPPPPSETARAPLASFPDPARQSLQKHYVRIRYNDVPVRIPGCAAKPQNHLAGDDTFCTLDAFKEIVDKFTPKNWREECTENIGAGLYGKDDKEKAVSGF, encoded by the exons ATGACATCCTTAAATCCTCGCGATCCCTACACCCAGGAGGAGCTCGAGAAGCTCTATCCGAGAGACTTGAAGCTTCAATTGGTCCAGGTG GTGAACGCACGCCGGTGTCTTCTCGGTTTCAAAAT ACTGACCGACTACTTTACCCGCGAAGATTGGCCGTATTGCAATGTTGCGCGTCGGATGATCCAAATGGCCGCTAGTAACCAGGACCTCTCACAGTGGAAAGGCTTCGAATGGCGGAAAAAGACGGAAGCATTCGGCGATAGAGATGAGGCGGTGGTTGCAGTGGGCGCGACAGGTGATATCGAAGGTATATG CCAACACGGCGAATTGACAGACAGAGGACGGGAAACGACCTTTGCCCTCGGCCAGCGCCTGAGACATCTCTATGTTGACCAGCTTGGGTTCATGCCTAAGATCAAGTCCGACACCGAGGACATGTACCTCCGAGCCACACCCATCCCGCGAGCCCTCGAGTCCCTCCAACAGGCTTTTTGGGGCATGTACCCGGCCAGTGCTCGTACCCAAGACTTCCCTCCGCCAGTGATTGTTGCACGCTCCGTGTCGGAGGAGACTCTATTCCCTAATGAGGGCAACTGCCGTCGGTTCAGACAACTCGCTAGGCTCTTTGCCGATAGGGCAGCTTTACGGT GGAACGAAACCGAACAGATGAATTACATCAACAGCATACTATCCAAATGGATGCCGGAGAAGTCCCCCAAAGTTGCCGTCGACTCCCATCCCCGTCTCTCCGGAATCAATGACACCATCAATGCAACCGACGCCCACGGGCCCGCAACGCGCCTCCCTTCAGAATTCTACGACAAGAAACTCAGACAATACATGGAGCAAATAGCCGTCGACGAATGGTTCGCCGGTTACAACGAGAGTACCGAATACCGAAAACTCGGAATCGGAGCCCTACTAGGCGATGTCGTCGACCGCATG GGCTCTTCGAACTCGAACACCTCGACACCGCCCCCTCCGTCTGAAACAGCCCGTGCTCCTCTTGCGTCCTTCCCTGACCCGGCAAGACAATCCCTGCAGAAGCATTATGTCCGTATCCGCTACAATGACGTTCCAGTCCGTATACCCGGTTGCGCTGCCAAGCCGCAGAATCATCTCGCCGGAGACGATACTTTCTGCACATTAGACGCATTCAAGGAGATCGTTGATAAGTTCACGCCTAAGAACTGGCGAGAAGAATGCACAGAGAACATTGGAGCGGGCCTTTatggcaaggatgacaaggagaaaGCAGTCTCTGGGTTCTAA
- a CDS encoding WD40 repeat domain-containing protein (uncharacterized conserved protein WDR8, contains WD repeats), whose protein sequence is MDSTGAGVSPSISLSEHGEYAAQISGKDLILHLNPTSSGFQDVEIVKVKESSLKFLKFSRASYTVSPDTYTARGETAPGRRVLHASDARVLVWQLLPLQLHAEIESIEPGALNIDFGSDENEVIVFHAWNTRLTVYALDTGRSQVIKSPKFAHHNGFGYRPKTGQFAILLKPDAVDLLTIHGFRSYELINRAVLPTVDAQGLKWSPDGRWVAVWDAASAGTKVLVFTADGKLFRTYTGPPGFDDSFDLGVRGIEWSPVANESGASEYLAIGKVDGTVDILRCKTFSCSTTLSHVFQIDDNSPSIWRERYATADGTLEYAESSSSSAFSITAETSGPPRGVSIMTFSCDGNLLATVDQTRPNIVWIWNLESTAVLLSALVHEHPVRQAAWHPSKIQLLIVTANNAVAAVRSWTPDGQPSIIYIPTSRSDSGRYDVRWLSSQGDDAKFWFGTTEEYTLGRIESEGDSSRFKVLNTIKGKASTGSHSAGMSR, encoded by the exons ATGGACTCCACCGGAGCAGGGG TCTCACCTTCAATATCTCTGTCTGAGCATGGGGAATATGCTGCTCAGATAAGTGGGAAAGATCTCATCCTGCATCTCaacccaacttcttctgggttCCAGGATGTAGAGAttgtcaaagtcaaagaaagcTCGTTGAAATTCTTGAAGTTCTCACGAGCGAGCTACACTGTATCACCAGATACATATACCGCTAGAGGCGAAACTGCACCAGGGAGACGTGTGCTCCATGCCAGTGATGCACGTGTTCTTGTATGGCAATTGCTCCCATTGCAATTACATGCTGAAATCGAGAGTATCGAGCCCGGTGCCTTGAATATTGATTTCGGCAGCGATGAAAACGAGGTCATAGTTTTCCACGCATGGAATACAAGGTTAACTGTGTATGCTCTGGATACCGGCCGCAGCCAGGTTATTAAATCTCCGAAGTTTGCTCATCATAATGGCTTTGGGTACCGACCTAAGACAGGACAGTTTGCGATCTTGTTAAAGCCAGACGCAGTGGACCTATTGACTATCCATGGGTTCAGATCGTACGAGCTGATAAACCGTGCGGTGCTACCGACAGTAGACGCTCAAGGCTTGAAATGGAGCCCCGACGGGCGATGGGTAGCCGTCTGGGATGCAGCCAGTGCGGGTACCAAGGTTCTTGTATTCACTGCCGACGGAAAACTCTTCAGGACTTATACCGGGCCACCGGGATTCGATGATTCTTTTGACCTTGGAGTCCGAGGTATAGAATGGAGTCCGGTTGCAAATGAGAGTGGTGCCTCGGAGTATCTAGCCATCGGTAAGGTCGATGGAACTGTTGATATTTTACGATGCAAAACA TTCTCATGCTCTACAACATTATCCCATGTCTTTCAAATCGATGACAATTCGCCCAGTATATGGCGCGAGCGCTACGCAACTGCAGATGGGACACTTGAATATGCCGAAtcgtccagttcttctgccTTTAGCATAACTGCAGAAACATCCGGCCCTCCGCGGGGCGTGTCAATCATGACATTCAGTTGTGACGGAAACCTCCTAGCCACTGTAGACCAAACACGGCCAAACATTGTCTGGATATGGAACTTGGAGTCCACTGCCGTGCTGCTATCAGCTTTGGTCCACGAACATCCAGTCAGACAGGCTGCATGGCATCCCTCGAAGATACAGCTACTTATCGTCACTGCTAAcaatgctgttgctgctgttcgATCCTGGACACCTGACGGCCAGCCGTCAATCATTTACATTCCTACTTCACGAAGCGACAGCGGGCGGTACGATGTGAGGTGGCTTTCCAGTCAAGGAGACGACGCAAAGTTTTGGTTTGGAACTACTGAAGAATACACACTTGGTCGTATCGAGAGCGAAGGTGATAGTTCACGGTTTAAAGTGCTCAATACTATTAAGGGTAAAGCCTCTACTGGAAGCCACAGTGCAGGCATGAGCCGGTAA
- a CDS encoding tRNA-dihydrouridine synthase family protein (tRNA-dihydrouridine synthase), producing the protein MTIPETQSVSQSNGEAQNAPANANTTPKTKLLGREFYKSIGSPKYIVAPMVDRSEFAWRMLTRSFMPPDDPKPMLAYSPMYHARLFREQLQMRLQHFHPTRAAIKGDDTPYLDGNPAIDRPLFVQFCANNPDDFLEAARHVAPYCDAVDLNLGCPQGIARRGHYGAFLQEDWDLIYKLINKLHTELDVPVTAKFRIQETKEKTLEYAKMILSAGASIITLHGRTREQKGHNTGVADWSYIRYLRDNLPPETVIFANGNILNYDDLERCLEETGADGVMSAEGNLSDPSVFSKPPPVGSEGREYWRGRDGKGGYRIDAVFRRYLDIIYKYVLEQPVPERKPLYLPSDPEEPEQFIEPTAEEAEEEGPPKKKQKRDKTKRPLSPSLGVMQGHLFQLLRPMVAKHTDVRDALARSRPGDMAAFEHALALTERAIKEGLKEYEQFPERFETSPNQELTGSKATIAEYGRPWWVCQPHIRPLPEEALENGALTEKGKKPNTKQDKTKSEVPADKADTPAAVASASEIPSNTATTPDALVSD; encoded by the exons ATGACAATCCCCGAGACACAATCCGTGTCGCAAAGCAACGGCGAAGCGCAAAATGCGCCCGCCAATGCCAACACAacaccgaagacgaagctgtTAGGGCGGGAATTTTACAAGAGTATAGGAAGTCCAAAGTACATCGTAGCACCAATGGTGGATCGGTCTGAATTT GCCTGGCGCATGCTCACTCGGTCGTTCATGCCACCTGACGATCCCAAGCCGATGCTTGCATACTCGCCGATGTACCATGCGCGTTTGTTCCGTGAACAGTTACAAATGCGCTTGCAACATTTTCACCCCACTCGCGCTGCTATCAAAGGCGATGATACCCCATACTTAGACGGAAACCCCGCGATAGACCGGCCTCTGTTTGTACAGTTTTGCGCGAATAACCCGGATGACTTTTTGGAAGCTGCGCGTCATGTAGCGCCATACTGCGACGCTGTGGACTTGAACCTTGGGTGTCCCCAAGGAATCGCGAGAAGAGGCCATTACGGTGCCTTCCTCCAGGAGGATTGGGACTTGATTTATAAACTGATCAATAAACTACACACCGAACTGGATGTTCCCGTCACTGCGAAGTTCCGTATACAGGagacgaaagagaagacatTAGAGTACGCAAAGATGATACTATCCGCCGGGGCGAGCATAATTACCCTCCATGGACGCACGAGAGAGCAAAAGGGTCATAACACAGGCGTGGCGGATTGGAGTTACATTCGGTATCTTCGTGACAATTTGCCCCCGGAGACCGTTATTTTCGCCAATGGCAACATCCTGAACTATGACGATCTGGAACGCTGCTTGGAAGAGACAGGTGCTGATGGCGTGATGAGCGCTGAAGGAAACTTGTCGGACCCATCCGTATTTAGCAAACCTCCTCCAGTGGGAAGTGAAGGAAGGGAATACTGGCGTGGCCGGGATGGAAAGGGCGGATACCGGATCGACGCTGTCTTCCGCCGCTATCTCGATATTATCTATAAATATGTCCTTGAACAACCCGTTCCAGAGAGGAAGCCTCTCTACCTCCCGTCAGATCCCGAGGAGCCGGAACAATTCATAGAACCCACTGccgaggaagctgaggaggaagggccaccaaagaagaagcagaaacgCGACAAGACGAAGAGACCTCTGTCCCCCAGTCTTGGGGTCATGCAGGGACATTTGTTCCAGCTTCTGCGTCCAATGGTGGCAAAACATACAGACGTTCGGGATGCACTTGCACGGTCAAGGCCGGGCGACATGGCTGCCTTCGAGCATGCTCTTGCCCTTACTGAGCGAGCAATCAAAGAGGGCCTCAAGGAATATGAGCAATTCCCGGAGCGCTTTGAGACATCCCCGAACCAAGAGCTAACGGGCTCCAAGGCGACGATTGCTGAATACGGCCGGCCTTGGTGGGTCTGCCAACCACACATCCGGCCATTGCCCGAAGAAGCCCTAGAGAATGGTGCCCTCacggagaaagggaaaaagcCCAACACGAAGCAAGACAAGACTAAATCTGAGGTACCTGCGGATAAAGCTGACACTCCGGCTGCAGTGGCCTCTGCTTCTGAAATCCCAAGTAACACGGCTACAACACCGGACGCTTTGGTAAGCGATTAA